From a region of the Tenggerimyces flavus genome:
- a CDS encoding biotin--[acetyl-CoA-carboxylase] ligase, with protein MTGSPFLDLDRPPLREAALRRALVRPDGFVTDLRVVASTGSTNADLGALAREGAPAGTVLVAEHQTSGRGRLDRTWTTPPRSALTFSVLLRPSDVPPRRWPWLPLLVGCAVVEAIKQTTQLEARLKWPNDVLLADKKLAGILVERNEDAAIVGIGLNVSTRPDELPTDTATSLTAEGADGDRDPLLRAILRTLGSLVDAWQDVSGDPDGLRESYKTRCATLGRRVRILLPDRIVEGMATDVDTDGRLVVQPDDGEAQPFGAGDVVHVR; from the coding sequence GTGACTGGCTCGCCATTCCTCGATCTGGACCGTCCGCCGCTGCGCGAGGCGGCGCTGCGGCGGGCTTTGGTGCGGCCGGACGGGTTCGTCACCGACCTGCGGGTCGTCGCGAGCACCGGGTCGACGAACGCCGACCTCGGCGCGCTCGCCCGGGAGGGCGCGCCGGCCGGGACCGTGCTCGTCGCCGAGCACCAGACCAGCGGCCGGGGTCGGTTGGATCGCACCTGGACCACGCCGCCGCGGTCGGCGCTCACGTTCTCCGTCCTGCTCAGGCCCAGCGACGTTCCGCCTCGGCGGTGGCCGTGGCTCCCGTTGCTCGTCGGCTGCGCCGTGGTCGAGGCGATCAAGCAGACCACCCAGCTCGAGGCCAGGCTCAAGTGGCCGAATGACGTTCTGCTCGCCGACAAGAAGCTCGCCGGCATCCTGGTCGAGCGGAACGAGGACGCCGCGATCGTCGGGATCGGGCTGAACGTGTCCACCCGCCCGGACGAGCTGCCGACCGACACCGCCACGTCACTCACCGCCGAGGGTGCCGACGGGGACCGCGATCCGCTGCTGCGCGCGATCCTGCGTACGCTCGGCTCGCTCGTCGACGCCTGGCAGGACGTTTCGGGCGATCCGGACGGTTTGCGGGAGTCGTACAAGACGCGGTGCGCCACGTTGGGACGCCGGGTACGGATCCTGCTGCCCGATCGGATCGTCGAAGGCATGGCGACCGACGTCGACACCGACGGCCGGCTCGTCGTCCAGCCGGACGACGGGGAAGCACAGCCTTTCGGCGCGGGCGACGTGGTACACGTGCGGTGA